In the Clupea harengus chromosome 16, Ch_v2.0.2, whole genome shotgun sequence genome, one interval contains:
- the LOC116224135 gene encoding uncharacterized protein LOC116224135 yields the protein MASTQIIKAKKSLTTASKLREDTQMIMQPYANWEEHLTPAPLSITVLGELIFISSKDDFSINQNPPKNGFQFIKYPNSFRACLMQVCNAGWYAFNEAHTSMDQIRLHTANVPQYVRTATEVILKNDERLFQAVLPDTLANIDNIASECMRLSSCTKDRFEMVISLVHEILEASTSAKEVYTEDLKNVTQKMEENEVRKESKMETDKRTAEDLKNYKSKLDAAEKLFDKAMKSMPSGWDMIGMNLVEGLAESLTTLVSGVTNLVTFNFDKMVGKEGKGKGSAQKPGTEKEKMDLYFAVKDVYEQAGTIQKLAEQLKGLTAESKIDWVGLYDQKDKKAKSDYTKGMFEEVKNIITSFKGSDAKTTALEICGKGISICTEMASIAPEGECEASKEQQLIEEIAKLHEQAQTFNAKGKQVTKTTPFSQTPPGLAQAQGKKSAATFAAENARVQIEETRKALDTARQMYSTAVERFEKNKEELTEILVTLKNCDVKKIDFKTTLEILAQGLTALGKVKEQWEKMVRFFQIVSTIIKASMNTAMKSFTGAAKQASEYSNSAFLKDMVYSQAFQVSNVASLVNMISSTYTEVSEKYIMDRVSSLGRLMALDQNSPEFDVERKQLQDGCVEAQRGILALVQKNKTDFNLKTEERMVHLDELRALLPPPTKEEEEKVKRIVDSPPEEVDQFA from the coding sequence ATGGCATCCACTCAGATCATTAAGGCAAAAAAGTCTCTCACCACTGCAAGTAAGCTCCGTGAAGACACTCAAATGATCATGCAGCCCTACGCCAACTGGGAAGAGCACTTGACTCCAGCTCCTCTGTCAATTACTGTCCTGGGAGAGTTAATATTTATATCCTCCAAAGATGATTTCTCTATCAACCAAAATCCACCAAAGAATGGATTCCAGTTCATCAAGTACCCCAATTCATTCAGAGCGTGTCTCATGCAAGTGTGCAATGCTGGATGGTATGCTTTTAATGAAGCACACACCAGTATGGACCAGATTAGACTCCACACTGCAAACGTGCCACAATATGTCAGAACGGCTACTGAGGTTATTCTCAAGAATGATGAAAGACTTTTTCAAGCTGTCCTGCCAGACACCTTAGCTAACATTGACAACATAGCCAGTGAATGTATGCGGCTGTCCAGCTGTACCAAGGACAGGTTTGAGATGGTCATTTCATTGGTTCATGAGATCCTTGAAGCAAGTACGAGTGCAAAAGAAGTTTACACTGAAGATCTCAAGAATGTAACACAAAAGATGGAAGAAAATGAAGTCCGCAAGGAGTCAAAGATGGAAACAGACAAAAGAACAGCAGAGGACTTAAAGAACTATAAGTCTAAACTGGATGCTGCTGAGAAGCTGTTCGACAAAGCAATGAAGTCAATGCCAAGCGGATGGGACATGATTGGGATGAATCTGGTAGAGGGACTCGCAGAGAGTCTTACTACTCTAGTTTCTGGCGTAACCAATTTAGTGACCTTCAACTTTGATAAAATGGTAGGCAAGGAAGGCAAAGGCAAAGGCTCAGCACAGAAACCaggcacagaaaaggagaagatgGATTTATACTTTGCAGTGAAGGATGTGTATGAACAGGCAGGCACCATCCAGAAATTGGCTGAGCAATTGAAGGGTCTGACGGCAGAAAGCAAAATTGATTGGGTAGGCTTGTATGACCAGAAAGATAAAAAAGCAAAGAGTGATTACACAAAAGGAATGTTCGAGGAAGTGAAAAACATCATTACCTCATTTAAAGGCTCAGATGCAAAAACTACAGCACTAGAAATCTGCGGAAAAGGCATATCCATTTGCACAGAGATGGCAAGTATTGCCCCCGAAGGAGAATGTGAAGCCTCAAAAGAACAACAGCTGATCGAAGAAATTGCAAAACTGCATGAACAAGCTCAGACCTTCAACGCAAAAGGCAAACAAGTCACTAAGACAACACCTTTTTCCCAGACACCACCAGGGCTAGCCCAAGCACAAGGTAAGAAGTCAGCAGCAACGTTTGCTGCAGAAAATGCAAGAGTCCAGATAGAGGAGACCAGAAAAGCCTTGGACACTGCTAGACAAATGTACAGCACAGCCGTGGAGAGATTTGAGAAGAACAAAGAGGAGTTGACTGAAATTTTGGTCACTCTGAAGAACTGTGATGTCAAGAAGATAGATTTTAAGACAACCTTGGAGATTCTAGCTCAGGGTCTTACTGCCCTGGGAAAAGTGAAGGAGCAGTGGGAGAAGATGGTGCGTTTCTTTCAAATAGTGTCAACCATCATTAAAGCCTCCATGAATACTGCCATGAAATCGTTCACAGGAGCAGCCAAACAGGCCTCTGAGTACTCTAACAGCGCCTTCCTGAAGGACATGGTCTACAGCCAAGCATTCCAAGTCTCCAACGTTGCCAGTCTGGTGAACATGATTTCAAGCACATACACTGAAGTGTCTGAGAAGTACATCATGGATAGGGTCAGCAGCCTAGGAAGACTCATGGCCCTGGATCAGAACAGTCCAGAGTTTGACGTGGAGCGTAAACAATTACAAGACGGTTGTGTGGAAGCCCAGCGTGGTATACTAGCCCTGGTCCAGAAGAACAAGACTGACTTCAACCTGAAGACAGAGGAACGTATGGTCCACCTTGACGAGCTGCGGGCTCTGTTACCCCCACCtacaaaagaggaagaggagaaagtcaAGCGGATCGTCGACTCGCCTCCTGAGGAGGTCGACCAGTTTGCCTAA